One genomic window of Enoplosus armatus isolate fEnoArm2 chromosome 19, fEnoArm2.hap1, whole genome shotgun sequence includes the following:
- the gpr31 gene encoding 12-(S)-hydroxy-5,8,10,14-eicosatetraenoic acid receptor: METNRSIYQLIEDCEATNKALYKFYAAVMIVIVILALPLNASVLHLFIFKLKFWKSNTNNIFLFNLVLADILLLFSLPIKAYNFIQGERRSGNDTVCKAMLFMLFLNRGASIAFLTVTSIDRYFNVVHPGRKNLLRALKKSPQISILIWLLLLPLTIPTMLKNFDCCNSHKTDKDDTLIKGVVDSMREVVFFTQILIPFCILVYCTVHIVKRLRKKTIGDKTKLKRAVFLVTSVMVVFSLCFLPCTIARMVLLIARVKDWPDINQNIAAVAFDGLMVLSYMDCLLDPLVYCFCSTKFKSLYLSSYFPFLMKEGPVPLDSSTGNTSHPARNTVI, from the exons ATGGAAACCAACAGGTCTATTTACCAACTTATTGAAGACTGCGAAGCCACAAACAAGGCACTGTATAAATTCTATGCAGCTGTCATGATTGTGATTGTCATCCTGGCTTTGCCTCTGAATGCATCCGTCCTCCACCTCTTCATATTCAAGCTGAAGTTCTGGAAATCCAACACCAACAACATCTTCCTTTTCAACCTGGTGTTGGCTGACATTCTCCTACTCTTCTCTTTGCCCATAAAGGCATACAATTTCATccaaggagagaggaggagcgggAACGACACAGTTTGCAAAGCTATGctcttcatgttgtttttaaaccGAGGGGCCAGCATCGCCTTCCTGACAGTGACTTCCATCGATCGGTATTTCAATGTGGTACATCCGGGTCGGAAGAACCTCCTAAGAGCTCTCAAGAAATCTCCTCAGATCTCTATCCTCATCTGGCTGCTTCTTCTGCCGCTCACCATTCCCACCATGCTCAAGAACTTTGACTGCTGCAACAGCCACAAGACCGATAAAGACGATACCTTGATTAAG GGTGTGGTGGACAGTATGCGGGAGGTGGTCTTCTTTACCCAGATTCTCATCCCCTTCTGCATCCTGGTCTACTGCACAGTGCACATCGTCAAGCGGCTCAGGAAGAAAACTATTGGGGATAAGACCAAGCTGAAGAGAGCAGTCTTCCTGGTGACCTCTGTTATGGTGGTCTTCTCCTTGTGCTTCCTCCCCTGCACCATAGCCAGGATGGTTCTGCTGATCGCCCGGGTCAAAGATTGGCCTGACATCAACCAGAATATAGCTGCTGTGGCCTTTGACGGCCTCATGGTCCTCTCCTACATGGACTGTCTACTGGATCCGCTGGTCTACTGCTTCTGTAGCACCAAGTTTAAAAGTCTTTATCTCTCCAGTTATTTCCCGTTCTTAATGAAAGAGGGTCCAGTGCCGTTAGACAGctcaacaggaaacacatccCATCCTGCACGCAACACCGTCATTTGA